ACAGCCACTAATGCTAATTTTTTAGCTTTACCTTTACTTACTAATCTTTCGTATAATTCTCTGCAGTATTTGTTAAACCTTATTGCTGATAATGCTGCCATGTATAGTATCTTTCTTGCATATGGATTTCCCATTTTCTTTATCT
This is a stretch of genomic DNA from Sulfurihydrogenibium sp.. It encodes these proteins:
- a CDS encoding transposase, which produces IKKMGNPYARKILYMAALSAIRFNKYCRELYERLVSKGKAKKLALVAVAHKLLRQAYGVLKNRKPFDENFCT